In Dermacentor albipictus isolate Rhodes 1998 colony chromosome 6, USDA_Dalb.pri_finalv2, whole genome shotgun sequence, the following proteins share a genomic window:
- the LOC139061058 gene encoding E3 ubiquitin-protein ligase NRDP1-like, with protein sequence MTDTTYTLSGFGGFLERRRVTFVEPLPAIRVCSVCGLVPCSTRLLACDHVLCDGPCGRQVQAAASCPLHGRAVPISSVVPLKFEQSEVEQLLVRCLNGPDNCTFVGKLNELEDHLSACECDAVECPKCGERVCRNEAASHCETCCDSAASTTGGASGTSACSAVEQLARMKQDLEKLREIVSKEETVKAALVNDMNSLAHRAGRFESQLMSVAEEIADLKRPLPEAATNRDFPHVLNRGASGRGCPLTLCKLGELNSRPGLEVRAELCTLQGYIFRVSCTAHENNYKFWLTLCSGPWDDDVEWPFAKCITLTLPHPEDKRKDIRLSTVPLSQERCCIEKPQPCSYNGDIQFEEVGQQQIYDGNYLLNGNLHIIVEFM encoded by the coding sequence ATGACGGACACGACTTACACGTTGTCTGGTTTCGGAGGCTTCCTGGAGCGGCGACGCGTCACCTTCGTCGAGCCGCTGCCCGCCATTCGAGTGTGCAGCGTCTGCGGCCTTGTCCCCTGCAGCACTCGGCTTCTTGCCTGCGACCACGTCTTGTGCGACGGGCCCTGCGGCCGCCAGGTTCAGGCAGCGGCTTCCTGCCCTCTACACGGCCGCGCCGTCCCGATATCCAGCGTCGTGCCCCTCAAGTTCGAGCAGTCTGAAGTGGAGCAGCTTCTCGTCCGTTGCCTCAACGGCCCCGACAACTGCACCTTCGTCGGCAAGCTGAACGAGCTCGAGGATCACCTGTCCGCGTGCGAATGCGACGCCGTCGAGTGCCCCAAGTGTGGTGAACGGGTGTGCCGAAACGAGGCAGCAAGCCACTGCGAGACGTGCTGTGACTCGGCTGCTTCCACGACCGGGGGCGCGAGCGGGACGAGCGCTTGCTCCGCCGTCGAACAGCTTGCGCGAATGAAGCAAGACCTCGAGAAGCTGCGTGAAATCGTGTCCAAAGAAGAAACAGTGAAGGCCGCTCTCGTCAACGACATGAACTCCCTAGCACACCGCGCAGGGCGCTTCGAGTCACAGCTGATGTCTGTGGCTGAGGAAATCGCCGACTTGAAGCGTCCGTTACCTGAAGCAGCTACGAACAGGGATTTTCCACATGTACTTAACCGCGGTGCCAGCGGTCGTGGTTGCCCATTAACATTGTGCAAGCTTGGCGAACTGAATTCCCGGCCTGGTTTGGAAGTGCGCGCCGAACTGTGCACGCTGCAAGGCTACATCTTTCGTGTGTCGTGCACGGCACACGAAAATAATTATAAATTCTGGCTGACTTTATGCAGCGGTCCTTGGGACGACGACGTGGAGTGGCCTTTCGCAAAATGTATCACGTTGACACTACCGCATCCCGAGGACAAAAGGAAGGACATCCGGCTTTCAACAGTTCCATTGAGCCAGGAACGTTGCTGCATTGAAAAACCACAACCATGTAGTTATAACGGCGACATACAGTTCGAGGAGGTAGGACAACAGCAGATATATGATGGCAATTACCTACTCAACGGGAACCTGCATATAATCGTCGAATTCATGTAA